Part of the Sander lucioperca isolate FBNREF2018 chromosome 1, SLUC_FBN_1.2, whole genome shotgun sequence genome is shown below.
TGGGCAATAAGGAAACGAGATGAATGAGGACAGAAACGTCAACATAAACATTCCCGAAGAAAGTCCCATTCACCTCACTTCACCATCAACggaaatgttcagtttaatgtgaattaTAACGACCACGAGAGCAGCCTTAATAGCCCGCTAGCTCACTTAATAACGCCTTAGGTTGTGTCAACCCGCAGTGATTGAAACAGCACCTGGTTGAAGGAATTTGTCCGCCTAGCTAGCGATAGCTGGGCAGCACCCCACCTCATCCCGCCTTatattaacttttttatttttacttgggAAGTAGCCgtgtaataagcgggataatgtagagcgaggcggTCATTGTAGTGACTACAACCCCGACAGGGTGATGCAGGCGGAGGGGTCTTGCATCAGCCTGAAGGGCTGATTTATTTGGTAAGTAGCCGTGATCCCTCCGCGTCCTGCATCACCCTTTCGGGGTTGTATTTGCTGTAATGAccgcctcgctctacattatcacTTACATATTACTGGACtattattattgatgcattaacatATAAACAGTACTTTAATGTTATAGctggttgaggtggagctaattttaaaTGCTTTATATACTTTTGGGTAGTTAAATCTAGAACACAGCATCATATTATCATAGAGCCTATATTTGTTTGTAAAACCTTGatctgaaaataaataataataatttccctctgaaatgtagtggagtagaagtataaagtagcacaaaatgaaaatactcaagcaAAGTACAAGAACCTCACAACTGCACTTAAGTAACTTGagtgaatgtacttagttacttgtTTCCACAACTGCTTTTTGCACACTCATATGGTCccaatatgaagaaaaaaatccttcagtttcattttaaattcaacTTTTTGGAAATATTTGCAATGCTAATGGACATGAATGGACATCAATGAGAGAATCTACCATCTATACCTGATTGACATACTAACCCATCACTTCCTCTTCCTCAGCATTCAACCGACAAAAAAGAACCAAAAGAAACGAAGCCTCCTCTCAATTTTGTTGACCCATAGATGAGGAAATGTTAACGAACAGTGTCTTTCCTGCTCTCTAGGTTCTGATGTCCAAACGCTACGGTAAATTTAGTAAATTCACCTTCACAGCTCACGCCTCTGGTCAGCACTACCTTTGCTTCCAAACCAACTCCACAAGGTTTGCTGTCTTTGCTGGAGAGAAGCTGGTGAGACCTATGGACACAAACAGAAAATTCATTTTAGATGAAGAAGAGGGGGGAAATGCAGCAACACGTACAGTtttacaatattatattgaacACTCTGTCACGTCTGTGAATTGTGTGCAGACTTATCacacatttgtaaaaaataaaaataaaaaaaataacatttcctCATTCGTGCTGCACAGAAGCTACATTTGGACGTTCAGGTGGGAGAGCACTCGATTAATCCCAAAACCGACAAGACCAAAGACAACATGGAGACTCTGGAGAACAGCCTCAGCCACCTCATTGATCAGATGATGTACATCATCAGGCAGCAGGAGTACCAGAGGGTAAATAAGTATTTTACTGTCCTGTCCTCAGTGGAAAGGGTAGAAGCAGTGTGGAATTTGCTAAATCGACAGTATGAGGGATGAAGATTATCATTCAGCAtgaacttaaataaataaatactgcaTACTCTACTAATGTTACTAATTGTAAGTTATTTTTCTGAAAAGCAACAATATTTCATGTGTCTCTTCTCCATGTTTTACATTCCTTCCTTTCATTcaggagaaagaggaagtgttTCGTCAGATCGGGGAGGACACCAACAGTAAAGTGCTATGGTGGGCTGTTGTGCAGACCTTCATTCTGCTGTCAGTTGGTTTCTGGCAGATGAAACGACTCAAAGACTTCTTCATCGCCAAGAAGCTGGTCTGATGATAAACTCTGACCTGTCAACTTTAAGCCTGATGACCTTATAGCATGTCCTGCCCATACCTGTCCAAATAtatacttttaaaaacaatttatgACTAGAATAATTATGGATTACAGAGGATGTGagacagttaaataaaaatCCACCAACACTGCTTTTATAATGTTGTTAGTGTACAAGATAGATAATCTTGCCAAAACTACAATATTTCTAgaggtttttctttctttttaaaattcttttcctttttctctttctattcTTCCACTCTGTTGCCCTTAAAACAGAAGGCTATTGCATAAGGTTGGATTGTAATCTTGAATTGGGCTCATATTCCCACACCTGTTTATGCTTCTGTTAAAATAAATTGATATCTGTATAACTGTTTGGCCCCCATTATAAGCAAATGTACACAATGTTTATCAGGACTGAACACACAACACAGGACACTAAAGGAAAGTAACAAAAGTATTATAAAACGAGCATTGTTTAGTCAATATTTCCCTGACCTGACTTACCTCATGTTCAAATATTTTACCTTACTTACTGAAAAAGTTGTATTAGACGTTTTAATGCATCATCTAGCTAACGATAGTTAGCAGTCTTGTATCTTATGGATATATgtaattagctaacgttagttcataggtaacgttaacattagcgATAAAACACTGAAGTCGTTAGGTGCTGGTAACGTTAAATATAAGGGGGACATTTATTATGACGTTAGCTAGGCTGGCAGTTACTTCTGATATTTTTTTCAACAGACAATGCCTGTAGTTTGGTAACGTTACAGTAAGTAGTTTTTAATTAattcaaataaattaaaagagCAGCTGTACCATATTTGTTGCGCTGCGCTTGCCGCTGAGTTCAGCGCCCTAAgtgaggagcatctcgctgcagtctgcgggaagcggggcttgacatcaagcccatccaagtcagtcattttttttttttacctacgtcgtctccccatacgctcgaaccatacagtctatggctcgaacggaccaagacggtagcaaacctcatatcctcttgtttcacattagatgacagaaactgatgtaagctaaacacaaacgacatttcatgcatccggtgaaagccttgttttcatgagcttctggggctagctgctagctagctcggaagctacatctgatggaaggcaggttgctaattagccaatgctaaaaagtatggaagtagcctactagtttcccctgctttctatcaatattcctcagtatttgtcttttggtgtagtttgctaacatgctcgtagacatgtaaatgaactgctagctaagtcaacggtcaacaccttttatattgtaacgtgaaagctcaggctgcgttagcttcagctaaaccacagccgcaacttgcactgccccgttaaaatgcaacttcaaccctcggatataacggtaatcacgtagcgattttactgtatctaaacatctgtatgtgtgttcgaccttttgaaatacttagattaggtgtgttactgtgcaggtaatattcgaggagcatctcgcatgaTTGTGAATTCTACTGAAACAGATagaccatttaaagactcaggaaccctttgcaggtgttttggattaattagctgattagagtgggacattttgagcctaaaatattgaaccttttcacaatattcaaattttctgagggttttcataaactgtaagccatagtcatcaaaatgataacaaatacaggcttgaaatatctcgctttgcatgtaataagtctatataattagttttaccttttaagttgaattactgaaataaatgaacttttgcacaatattctaatttttcgagttttacctgtatgcttctggttcacctgttaattgttaaagcaaaatcgcccctttgtacatttggttgtgactgaattcttgctgttaatatgaaagtccataacgaaacaacacaccattatacttttgagggctaaattaaatgaaatatggctcgttttccgtttgaacacattgtcatcaatattaacaaggtttaaaatgacccatttttcaaatttggatatcatttcaaaatcagaaatcagtagtaactacatgaaaacttcactgttgcatgaaatatcgtttgtttagcctacatcatcagtttctatctaatgtgaatcaagaggatctatcagcttcgctaccaggctgtcttttttttttttttttttgtcttcaaaaaactttattattcaagtacagatccataaacacattgaaaacattaaatgcatacatacatacacgaaaaaggggcgcattaaatttacattaaagaggttgtaaggcattgtaaatgttcagagtccggatggctttcttatttgtcagtccttttttaaggttttaaaatataatttcatgtcatttttaaattggtgactagcctattcggttttctttcagatcatttacatttatagatataaaattttcaaataaaattaaaagattcaaaataaaaaacctatacaaataattttcttcatagtaaaaaaattctaccaggctgtcttggtcatggatgtattaagagaacggtcttggtccgttagagcgtatggggaatgacgtaaataaaaaaaaaaagactgacttggatgtgggcggggattgatgtcaagccccgccttcccgcagactgcagcgagatgtactTGCCCTAAGTTCAATCAGACCTAAGTTAGGCTCCAACACATCCGTTATTTAAGCTAGCTAGCCatacgttagcatttagcttcaCTTGCCTCGGGATATCCTAGGTAACGTAAAACATCTACATATAACATTAACGTTAACTAACTGTAAGAAGGGGTTAGCGGTGTTATACATGTATACAGAAATGGGTCTAAAGCACTCAATGAATGTGTAGCTAGTTAATACCACTTAACCAAATTCGTTAACGCttaacagttagctagctagtcaaCAAACTAGCTAACCCCTAGCAACAACGAATTAGCAAAGTCAGTTAGCTtaacctaaacccaaccttatCTTCTTGCAGGTCTTCAAATGGCTTACTGGATCTGTTGCAACTCCTGCTTCCTCTCCCCCAGTGCTGAAAGAAAACTAGCTGTCACAACCTGTGGCCATATCATCTGTAGTATCTGTTATCAGAAAGGTAGACAGGTTTATGATACTAATCAATCACTGTTGTGTAAAGTTATGTTTGGATAGCTAGCTAATGTTTAACAGTTCAGCGCCATATCTTTTACTTCAGTTGTACCAGACAGGTGAAAGTGATTAAACAGGGACATCTGTTGGACTTTAAGGGGTATCGCAGCGCTGATGACTCAGTTTTACATCAGGGTGTGGCTACTCAAGCCAGGAGCTTAAAACTAAACTTTTCCATGCCTAAGACACAAACGAGTCTCCCAGTAAACAGACTTTCCCTTAAGACAATTTTGACAGTATTTATTCGTCACACTTTGATGTTGTTATTGTCCATTTTTATGTAACAGCAGAGGGAGTGAAATCTCTCAAGTCATGCTCTGTTAGTGTATGCTTCTCCTCATATACTCCAGAGTAAAATTACACCATTAAACATTGGATATGGGATACATACAGGAGAGTACTCTCCTGGAAGTCCCTTGGTCCCACTTTGGGAGCCTCTAATCATATTCACAAGGTCTAATCTCAGTCAGACGCTCAAGAGTTTGATTTTAATTTGCTCTCTCTTTCGGGGGTTACACTTACTGTAATTAATTTTGGTTGTCAGGTGCCAGCAATTTGAAACCCTAATTTTGTTCAGTTCCTGTATTGGATTTAGAGTCTACACATCCTCTATTCAGTATGAGCCTCGAACGATAATGCATTTTTTCCATATATAATTGAAACTTTTCTTTTAGGCAAACCAGGTCAGTGTTTAATATGCAACACCAAATGCCAAGTATCACCTCTCACTGACAAAGTAAGCATCATTCTTCTCATTTAATGGCATCCTCGGGTGGCTGTGGGGCTGTCTGCATGGGATAACATCACAACAGACTAATATCATTTCACAGTCCTACTGTCATTACAGACATGTGAAATGTCTTTGTTTCAGAGCAGCTCAGAGGTGAAGGCCCTGTTCTCCGACATCAATGTTGTGGCAACCAAACACTTCACGGAAATCAGCAAAGTTTGGTCATTTTCTATCccacaaaatattaaaaacagtcTTGTTAACTGTTCATATCAGTTCAGGATTAGGGTCTGTCTCAGACAGTTCATGATGGTTTgagttatacagtatatacaatacGTGTTTTTATATAGACTTTACATTACTGATGACTTATACTTTCTTCCTTTTTGTCAGGTTCTAATGTTCCAGGCAAGACATCAAAAGAGACTGTTGACCTACTACCAGCAAAgggtgtgagagtgtgtgtgtgtgtgtgtgtgtgtgtgtgtgtgtgtgtgtgtgtgtgtgtgtgtgtgcggaaaACCTGGGTGGCATACATTTtttgaacccccccccccaaccatgTTGAAAGTAAAATTTAATTTGTTTCCTGTTCTATTTGTCTACTAAAATAGATATTAACACTACTACTGTACTAGTTAATTACCAACCATTTTATTAATTACAGAATGAGAAACTAGAAGATGTGTTAGTCAAGATGAAGCAAGAAATGCAGCAGATGGCAAAGTAAGTTAAACCATAAGTTTATAATAAGTTAATGCATTTtcatacatattttttaaactgcagtTTATGAAAAGTTTGGTGCCTTTctttatattttaatgttttcctTTTAAAGGAAGCTGAATGAACAGAGTGCCTACATCACTAAGCTGGAAAACTCTTTTCAGCATCAGAGGTACAGCACAGAGAGTAGATACGTATTATATGCTTATTAAGAATAATCATATTACATACATGCTGAAGTTCTGATAATGGGATATTAAAAGATGAGTAActcatccaaaaaaaaaaacatctgtagtATTGCTCATGTGTTACAATTTTATCATTCTCCAAGATTTGATACCTTTTTAAGAAATATAACTATATTCAAAATGTTTCTTGGGCAATCATTTTGTTAATACTTGTAACTTTGATTTGTAGCTGGCAAGTTTTCCTACTTTAACAGCCACTATGCTGTGTCATTAGCCAGTCTTTAAACGTTCCACAAACTGGTctattctaaaaaaaatatctttcatTTTCCAAAGCATTTGGCTgatgtttaattttaatttctCATTCTGTAGACAATCTTTTCAGCATCCTTCATGTGCACATGATTATCAAATGTCATACTGCATGCATCAGTGATCATAATGCTCATGAAATAAAAGACTAAAATTAGACAAAATCTAAAGTAAAACTTGTAATGGTTTGGAATTAAATGGCCTCTTTGAGTTTGGCAGCAGCTTAGCATATAAAGTTATTTACAACCAGCTGGCTGTTGTTCCTCACCTCTCACTAGGTGTCACTCCTGCCACATCTACTCCTGGAAAGTTACAACCACGACCAACACTGAATTAGTTTAAAGGGACAGgtttattctttttcttttatagaCCGAAGAcgtatattttttatgtttaagttctggtttaaacattaatatgtatCTGAATAATAATTTCAGCAAATATTACAGCCTACAGTGTTagataatatttagattatccACATAGAGCTCTACATCATTCACTTATCATTCATGAGTACTGCAAGTCCTTTTTAAATGTTCTGTAATAAACAAACTAAAGGTAGAAATACTGTAAGAAAAAACTCTGACCTAACTTCTTATTAAAGATTGTTTGTCTGGCTTAATGGGGAGAAGAGTTCTCACCCATTCTCTTATTCTAGGACTCAAATCAacaattgattgatttattaaCATTGTTTATTACTGTTCTCACTCAGTGCCAAAGTTTCATCAGGGCCTCAGATGAGCCACAGTTCCCATACTCCACATGGACATAAATCAGGTAAACAATAGCATCATAATTGTAGGTCATCATGTGCTCTACTCAAATCAGGGCTGTAGGCAAGACCACTTAAGTCCGAGACCAAGACAAGTCAAGTCCAAGTCGACAAGTCCCAAATCTGACCAGATCAGATGGGCTTGAGTTAGAGTCAGGACCATGTTCTGATAGCAGTTCCCATTAAGTATTATTCATGGTTGTTTCACTGTTGTTCATTGTAAGAGTCAAATGTGATATAACTTCAATCACTTTATACATTATTTTTGGTTGTGAATTTGCGCAAATTCTGCATTGTTTACTAAAATTGGGATTATGACTTCaaccaaagaaaaaaactgGGGGAAAAAACTGGGGGACTAGAAACAGACAAGTTTGagataaaagttaaaaaaacattttgagacCAGACTCACAAACAAATActagtaataaaaaaataaaaatagatgaCATCCCCAAAATTGTATAAATTAGGATTCAACATTAagaatttttattgtttttaaggCGGACCAATCAAGACTATTACTTCTTGCATTACGCCTGTTTTACAAAGCTCTATACTACATGTAGTAAGAAGATGCACAGCCAAGCAGGATTGGCTagtggctgaaaaaaaaaaaccgtcTTGGTGGTCATATCACTAAACCAGGTTTTTTCCTACATTCCCTGCATGATCACTAATGTCTCATTATCATTAATAGAGTATGGTGgctgttaatgttgtgtttctTGGTGTCAGTCCTACAGATGCAGTATAACTCCCCCTTGTCCCTCTCAAGACACTCCTCAACGACTAATATGTGAGTATTGTCCTTCCTTCCCTAACTGTTCACTGTATTTCTGAACATCTCAGTCTGTGTTTCTTTTTACTCTGCATTTAATTACCTCTCACTATaagagcgaaagagagagaatgTTGGAGGTATTTCACAGTACAAACAAGCTATATCCTGAGTTCAGCCCCTATGTCTTATGTTAGCTTTAGCTGCTGTACAGCTTTGCCCTGCCCTGTGgttatctacacacacacacacacacacacacacacacacacacacacacacacacacacctgaataAGCTAAGCTTTGCTTGGGTTTAGTCAAGATTCCCTATTGGGTTGCCCAGACACCATTGACACAGGATTGATTGTCTGCTTGAGTTTAATAGTACTAATGTTGTTTCATCCACTGAGACTTTAGATTCTGCCACTGAGCAAATAAATGACAGACAGCGGATATTAACCCCATTTGCAGTACTACCGCCACGCCTGCAGGGTCAATTCAGTTTTGATTTTGAAAGGAGTTGTTATAGAAATAATATGTACGAGTGCTTTtcaaaatatttagatttaagtcactaaataaaataaaaaattggaCCCACAAAATCAAAGAGTTTCATTAGAAGCCTTGATATTTTGCAGTTGTTCTCAAGTTTTGGAGAAATGCATGATGATTTCAATAAATAAGCAAACAAATATGATAAATAATGTTGAATAAACAACCAGCTAATACTAGTCATAGAATTGTTTTTCCTTAAAAACCAATGAAtgcataaaataataataaaaaaaaatcagtttaaaAAATCAAATACTATTAAAATGATGtgcttttttatgaatttgcaAGGTAAAAATCAATCATGTAAAAGCATGAAATGATCTCACTCTAGTGTAATAATGTTGAAATGATCAACTTGCATTCtattttacattacatcacaataatttactgcaatgtctgtaaaaCTATGAATGTTG
Proteins encoded:
- the si:ch211-255i20.3 gene encoding transmembrane emp24 domain-containing protein 11, whose amino-acid sequence is MGLRGIGFLLQCYLMLAAAMYFDLGEQEEKCIIEEIPEDMLVTGYFLLEPWDLKAYSHYPQLGVTVTVRDPNHEVLMSKRYGKFSKFTFTAHASGQHYLCFQTNSTRFAVFAGEKLKLHLDVQVGEHSINPKTDKTKDNMETLENSLSHLIDQMMYIIRQQEYQREKEEVFRQIGEDTNSKVLWWAVVQTFILLSVGFWQMKRLKDFFIAKKLV
- the LOC116052259 gene encoding probable E3 SUMO-protein ligase RNF212, whose amino-acid sequence is MAYWICCNSCFLSPSAERKLAVTTCGHIICSICYQKGKPGQCLICNTKCQVSPLTDKSSSEVKALFSDINVVATKHFTEISKVLMFQARHQKRLLTYYQQRNEKLEDVLVKMKQEMQQMAKKLNEQSAYITKLENSFQHQSAKVSSGPQMSHSSHTPHGHKSVLQMQYNSPLSLSRHSSTTNITENMDLDERSLFRKPNTVPRLSLISPPQDGRMGTIPHRSSNQNMLANHSARSATVSRFQGSPVTPDISYDQSSGWKSPIFKPLSSFRHSMASLVCPPP